The DNA region TGAACAATATACCAAAGTAGAGGGATATATTTGGCCAAATAAAGTTTCCATCTTTGGAAGGAAAtgacaacatatttaccataattgagtTTTGCTTCttttagaagaaaattataaatatttcatatttggctagttccttttcttcttgtaggaaaatgtttgaacttctataaattgaggatccttcctcTTCATTCAacagcatccacaatgtagccatataaGGTTTGAAAGTCTTGTTTAGAGGGAGAATTTCGGGACAAGTGTTAGACTGTCACTTATATTTGTctctttgtgaggttgttctTAGCtcaatattttgtactctctttttatatagtgaATTGCCCATCTCCGTCGGTGGATGcaggtcaattgaccgaaccacattaaatgtttgtgtctcttttgatatatttctcttttgttgtatgATTTATTATCGTTCAAGATTTGTTTTACTAATTTTCGCATGATATATGATTTTTTtgatattaaataattttaaacttAGAAGTTATAAATTACAGTTAAAATACATATCAAACAATCATAGTGAACTGATAAAGGTTTTATCGTGCTATTTGTCATCCAGCTGCATTGACTGTTATAAAAATCATCGTCCTTTCCCTTCATTTCGGGAGACAATTATGGGGCCATATTTATATGCTTCAACAGTCTATTTGTCTATCGAACAGCTAAGGGTGTGTCATGTTTCAGCATTTAACACACACATAAGAGAGTTGTGGGGGATAAATAGAATCATTCAGAGTTGTGATACATAGAATCATTCACCTTTAGTTAAAGATTTTGGGTCGAGCTCTACAATGAAAACAAAAATCTTGATAGGAGCATTTCTCCTTTAATAATGAGCTTTATACGACGCGAATTCAAATTTATCGGAGTCCCAAACAAACAACAAACACACGGTGCAAAATACAAGATAAAAAACATTTAATAAGAGACTTTGACAATAGAGTTTTTAGCTTTTATTAGTACCTcttatcctttttcttttaaattttattctttttttaaaaactaaacatatataaatatatagttgAGTACTCAATATTCTATAATATCTATACCTTACTCTGATCGATTGTGGTAttaattaggggtgtacatgggtcgggttggttcgaattttctaattaccaaatcaaaccaTTTGTAtcaggttattaaatctaaataccaaactaaaccaatgaaagtcgaattttttaaTCTTGGATTTTTCGAATTTTTgggtttttcgattttttttcataaagtcttcatagcacaaaacataaaatttgtgttccaaatattttttaatcatagtaagacagaactatataaggtatttttcaataaaataacataaatatgagatgagtcatggcattgtaataaaatattcaacaataaagataataaaatcgcataaaataaatattattaataagccataataaaaacaaacataatttaaaattatgactaATAAATGTTATTATTTATATGACTgaccactaaaagaaaaataaattatacattttatctaaatcatgaaaaaactaaaaaatagatatccaaaactattttcattcatagtacaattgaattgaatgtcttttattagcattcgtattgatttgattttggtttaggatttatttgagttactaacatttatggactataaaacttattggagcatcccAAAATTATAAGCCCAAGcatgaaataatacgttaaaaaataaaactatgaaaacgcttaagaaatatttataaactacactaccataaatattttatgtattaaatatatttaaaacttctatacatataatgtcgggttggttttgtttcggtttgactttttttagttaaaactaaatcaaaccaaataTGGTCGGATTTGTTTTTCCAATATCAAACCATAATCGGGTTTTTTTTCTTGGTTTGACTCGTATTATCGGGTTgatgcggtttgtcggtttcatTTATACACCCCTAGTGTTAATATCAACAGTTCTCACTTATTCATGACATGTTTGAATAGCTATCAATAATAAGTCGATTCCAAATATTGGCCAAACGTtcacatataataataataataatattaaataataataataataataataataataattattattattattattattattattattattattattatttaaagaaAAAACAGTATAACAAACACCAAAAAAATGGACTAGAATAAGAATTGAGTCGGAAAAGATTCTTTCTGTGTGAATTGTCAAAATGAGATGACGTTCCTCTCTAGAAGTATTACTCTTGTAATGCATTTTCATGGTCTCAAATCTCAATTGTTATTTGctaatttttcttcttcacatTCTGTGGCTTGAATTCCTTCTCCATCGAAAACTTTTACTCCTATatatgttcttttttttttctttatatttaaaCTAAAGTTAGAATTATAGCCCATTTTGACTAGTAAAGTATGTAATTGGCTGATGaagaagtttaattagttaaataaaacCGACTTCCCATCAACAACATGACCATTAAACTGTCTCAACTGGAACTAGACAATTAAAGATGTACATATTTTCTTATTGACCAAAAACTTATCTTATTAAAAGACAGTCATCatattcaacttttttttttctcgtttatttgtttctctttgtgAATTAATAAGAATACTTTTGCCATGCACTgagtaaaagaaaaaaacagttgcttacaaaaatattaatgcCTTTCGGATTGTTAGGATTCAGATTTGCCATTACAACTTGTCAACTTGAAATATGACCTCTTAAAGCAAAAATTGAGTTGTCTCTTTATGAATTGGATAAATATAAAATTCATACGGAAAAGTGGGTCAAATTTAAAAAGCAATGGAACGGTCCTTTAATCAATGTACGTCCTATATTTTTCTTTGCACTTACAACTACTAATTTCATGTAATATACGAATCAATAGATTTTACGGCACCAAAATAACTTTtgaattttatgattttaaatatATTCTATAGAATGTTGCTTCGTCGTAGAATATGTATATCAATGTTATGTTTCTTCAAAATCAGAGgcggattcaaaatttaaattttatagattcaattttaagatttttaacattgaacccattatatttttaaagttatgggttcatatctactatttttacaattttaataaatttttacatataaatttttactctgCGTCGAAAGTTataggttcagttgaacccgtagccACTAAGCTACATCCGCCTCTGTTCAAAACTAGTTAAATATGTATGTGTTTGCACCCAAGCAGAAGCGGATTAAATGCCTTATTGATGGTACACGTGAACTCATGCTCTTTCGCCcaaactaagtattttatgtaaatattttttaaaatagatCTAATATTATTATCTATTGGCATACAATGGCGGATTCAGAATTTTTAGATCATAGACGCTCAACTATTCTTAATTTGAAAACTGCTACTTAGACTAGGTTTTTACTTAATATATTTGTACAATACTTAATATATTTGTACAAATTACTCGTTTTTCTATATAAGTAATAGtgttattttaaaaatcaatGGGTGCTTAAGCACCACAATACATAACGTGGATCTGCCGTTATCGGCATATATGATCCAAAAAGGCTAATGGTGTACTTAGTTAAGTATTATGTAATTTATCTAAAGTATTATAGATTGATTCCTACTTAATACTTTTTCCCCGAGGGTTCAAAAGCCAcctgtatctttttttttttttttttaatttaaactgAGTCGGACaatactctttcttttcttttcttttttcttcacttGGTTTATATTCGATAAACTAAAATTTCTATTCATGTCATCGtacaattttaaataatttagcCAAATATCTATATCACAATTAGTAGCAGTGGAAGATATAACATATAGTTAATCAGTTCAACTGACCTTAATATTTTTGACATGTAGTACTGATATATATGTGAAGAATCACAATAGTTGACAAAAGAATTAATTTTGAGCCCATCAAATATGAATTATATATGATCATTTTTATAATAGTGTATTCATTctcttaaaataaaaataatagtttTGCCTTTAGCTTTTTGGAGCATACTAAAATGATAAGCAAGacatataaattgaaacaaatATATTAGTACTAAACACCTAGTACTAGTAGTTTTTAATAGGAACCTCCGTCCCACTTTTCTGGCAAAATATAGCCTTATAAAAGATTTAAAAAGTAGTCCCGTTTGAACCCCAATCAGCACTTGGAGTAGGGctgttcaaaatcgaaccgaaatcGTTAATCGAACCGATAATTTATTGGtttattggtatcggattattGGGGTAATGAATAGTGAACgaattgagattttataattaacggcttaacggtttggaggcggattactcaattttcttatcgggtaaaccgttaactcgttaaaattttttatatttacacttttactcctatgtatataaagtactattgaaaCACTGTGGTAGTTGACTCTACTCTCTAGCTATAAAATCTAATGTGGTAGTTTTGCCGGCATTATCAAGACCTAAAAACAAGATCTTAGCCTCTTTCTACCACAAACGAAATACACATCTTGATCGGACCCTCCACAGTTGCAAAGTTGCAAACGAAACCAAAcacaataccacataaatactcTTTTTCTCTCCAATATTTTCTCACTAGGAAGCTTCCTCGAAGCTGACTATGGCCTTCTACTCTCTCCGCCCATTTAACCTCCCTCTCCTTCCTCTCTCCTTCCACTCAATCCCTCCTCTTCATTCTCCTTTCACCACTcgtttttctttctctctttattCTCCATAACATAATGAAGCTCCTCAAAAACATCCCCAACAAGCTCTTCAAGTCCAAAAAATCCCGCTCCATCTCTAGATCCGAAAACCCATCATTCGGGTCGGGCACAACCTCGTCTTGTTCCGATTCCGAATCCCACCGCGGCTTCAAAAAACCTAATGGGCTAGCCACGCCAACCAGCGTGTTACCACCCAGTGAAATCTCAGCCGACGAATGGTCTGAAATCTTACAAGCTTTTCACATGATTGACAGTGACGGTGACGGGAAGATACGGAAGGAACAACTTGAAGCTATTCTGACCCGAGTTGGACCCGACCCACCAAGCGAAGAGGAATTAATATCATTGCTTAATGAAGTAGATAGGAATGGAGATGGGTGTATTAGCTTAGAGGAGTTCGGAGCCATTAGCTCGGCGTTTGGGCCGCCGGCTTGTGACGATGAGCTGAGAAATGCGTTCGATTTCTTTGACGCCGATCATGACGGAAAGATAACGGCGGAGGAGTTGTTTAACGTGTTTAGAACTATTGGTGATGGACGGTGCACGTTAGATGATTGCCGGCGTATGATAAGAGGCGTGGATAAAAATGGAGATGGGTTCGTATGCTT from Nicotiana tabacum cultivar K326 chromosome 24, ASM71507v2, whole genome shotgun sequence includes:
- the LOC107818184 gene encoding putative calcium-binding protein CML36; amino-acid sequence: MKLLKNIPNKLFKSKKSRSISRSENPSFGSGTTSSCSDSESHRGFKKPNGLATPTSVLPPSEISADEWSEILQAFHMIDSDGDGKIRKEQLEAILTRVGPDPPSEEELISLLNEVDRNGDGCISLEEFGAISSAFGPPACDDELRNAFDFFDADHDGKITAEELFNVFRTIGDGRCTLDDCRRMIRGVDKNGDGFVCFEDFCLMMEQQR